The Lactuca sativa cultivar Salinas chromosome 2, Lsat_Salinas_v11, whole genome shotgun sequence genome includes a window with the following:
- the LOC111876668 gene encoding uncharacterized protein LOC111876668, which produces MVNSKMPRRRVAFVLIDGLGDVSIPRFGYKTPLEAAKVPNLDAIASAGVNGLMDPVEVGLGCGSDTAHLSLMGYDPRVYYRGRGAFESMGAGLAMSPGDIAFKSNFATLDEKTGVVTSRRADRHFEEEGPILCAALDKMKLPSFPEYEVRVRYATEHRCGVVVKGPKLSGNISGTDPLKDNRLLLQAQALDDTEEAKHTATVINELSKEISKILVAHPLNEKRAAQGKNIANIVLLRGCGIRIEVPAFEKNHGLRPCMVAPTKIIAGLGLSLGIDILEASGATGDYRTLLTSKAMAIANALSAPTKSCPNVFVPGEDEHKPGPSDGYDFGFLHIKAIDDAGHDKASVFKVKGLEAVDKAIGQLARLLWEAESSGEFQFSVCVTGDHSTPVEYGDHSFEPVPFTLCRLKDYVGAVGGESVVLQTSLDTFPLPVIKSGEDLSDDVVEEEEGSQQNRAFSGDSVWKLDELAVARGCLGRFPGSEMMGIIKKFVQLDV; this is translated from the exons ATGGTCAATTCAAAGATGCCTCGTAGAAGAGTTGCATTTGTGTTGATCGATGGATTGGGAGATGTTTCAATTCCAAGATTTGGATACAAAACTCCTCTAGAAGCTGCAAAAGTGCCAAACTTGGATGCCATTGCTTCTGCTGGAGTCAATGGTCTTATGGACCCAGTTGAAGTAGGTTTAGGCTGTGGAAGTGACACTGCTCATCTTTCTCTAATGGGTTATGACCCTCGAGTCTATTACCGTGGTCGAGGCGCCTTTGAATCCATGGGTGCTGGTTTGGCCATGTCACCAGGAGATATTGCTTTCAAG TCAAACTTTGCAACTCTAGATGAGAAAACGGGAGTAGTCACTAGCAGAAGGGCTGATAGGCACTTTGAAGAAGAAGGCCCCATCTTGTGTGCAGCACTTGATAAAATGAAGCTCCCATCTTTTCCCGAATATGAAGTCAGAgtcag GTATGCAACAGAGCACAGATGTGGGGTTGTGGTGAAAGGACCTAAACTAAGTGGAAATATATCAGGAACAGATCCATTGAAGGATAACCGTTTGCTTTTACAAGCACAAGCTCTTGATGATACAGAAGAAGCAAAACATACTGCAACAGTTATCAATGAATTATCAAAAGAAATTTCTAAAATCTTAGTTGCTCATCCCTTGAATGAAAAACGTGCTGCTCAAGGAAAAAACATTGCCAATATTGTCCTTTTACGAGGCTGTGGCATTCGAATcgag GTTCCTGCATTTGAGAAGAATCACGGACTAAGACCATGCATGGTGGCCCCCACGAAAATCATAGCTGGGCTTGGGTTATCTTTGGGTATAGACATTCTAGAAGCTTCCGGAGCCACGGGAGATTACCGAACCTTATTGACATCAAAAGCAATGGCGATAGCAAACGCGTTGTCGGCTCCTACAAAGTCTTGCCCGAATGTTTTTGTGCCAGGGGAAGATGAACACAAGCCTGGTCCATCTGATGGCTATGATTTTGGATTCCTTCATATAAAG GCAATAGATGATGCGGGGCATGATAAAGCGAGTGTGTTTAAAGTGAAAGGGTTGGAAGCTGTTGACAAAGCAATAGGGCAGCTTGCAAGGCTTCTTTGGGAGGCAGAGTCAAGTGGTGAATTCCAGTTTTCAGTGTGTGTCACTGGAGACCATTCTACTCCGGTTGAATATGGGGATCATAGCTTTGAGCCTGTTCCATTTACGTTATGTCGGTTGAAAGATTATGTGGGTGCAGTTGGTGGTGAATCCGTGGTTTTACAAACTTCTCTTGATACGTTTCCACTTCCGGTTATTAAATCCGGTGAAGATTTATCAGATGATGTGGTGGAAGAAGAGGAAGGGAGTCAACAGAATCGAGCATTTTCCGGCGATTCGGTTTGGAAGTTGGATGAGTTAGCGGTGGCAAGGGGTTGTCTTGGGCGGTTTCCAGGGAGTGAAATGATGGGAATTATAAAGAAGTTTGTTCAACTTGATGTATGA